A region from the Acomys russatus chromosome 24, mAcoRus1.1, whole genome shotgun sequence genome encodes:
- the LOC127207391 gene encoding olfactory receptor 5W2-like, with protein sequence MDKRNCSSVPEFLLLGIINKPEMKGVFFTVFLLVYLTILLTNLGMITLIRMDPQLHTPMYFFLSHLSFSDLCYSTAVGPKMLIDFLTENNPISFVGCFLQLLIVSVFIDVECMLLAVMAFDRYKAISNPLLYAVDMSSRVCYQFLTGIYLLGTIDGFIHTSLAFSLCFCGSTQINHFFCDLPPVLLLSCSDTQVNELVLFILFGFIELSTISGVLVSYCYIISSVLKISSTGGWFKAFSTCASHLTAVGIFQGTMLFMYFRPSSAYSLDQDKMTSIFYLLIIPMMNPLIYSLRNKDVKEALFRFRNKRWL encoded by the coding sequence ATGGACAAGAGAAACTGCTCATCTGTACCTGAATTTCTTCTGTTGGGAATTATCAACAAACCTGAGATGAAAGGAGTATTTTTTACAGTGTTTCTGCTTGTTTACCTCACTATACTGCTAACAAATCTTGGGATGATCACTTTGATCAGAATGGATCCCCAGCTTCACACCccaatgtacttcttcctcagccacctctctttctctgacctctgctaTTCCACTGCAGTTGGACCAAAGATGCTGATAGACTTTCTTACAGAAAATAATCCAATTTCCTTTGTTGGCTGTTTTCTCCAACTCTTGATTGTCTCTGTTTTTATAGATGTTGAGTGCATGCTGCTGGCGGTGATGGCCTTTGATAGGTACAAGGCCATCAGCAACCCCCTGCTGTATGCTGTGGACATGTCCAGTAGAGTTTGTTATCAGTTCTTAACTGGGATTTACCTACTGGGAACTATAGATGGTTTCATACATACCTCGCTGGCATTCAGCTTATGTTTCTGTGGCTCTACTCAGATAAATCATTTTTTCTGTGATTTACCTCCAGTCTTACTTCTTTCCTGTTCTGATACGCAGGTTAATGAGCTTGTATTATTCATTCTTTTTGGATTCATTGAGCTGAGCACTATCTCTGGAGTGCTTGTCTCATACTGTTACATCATCTCATCTGTCTTAAAGATCAGTTCTACTGGTGGATGGTTCAAAGCTTTCTccacctgtgcctcccacctGACTGCAGTTGGGATTTTCCAGGGGACCATGCTCTTCATGTATTTCAGACCAAGTTCTGCCTACTCTCTAGACCAAGACAAAATGACCTCAATCTTTTACCTCCTCATTATTCCCATGATGAACCCTCTTATTTACAGCCTAAGAAACAAGGATGTCAAAGAAGCCCTGTTCAGATTCAGAAACAAAAGGTGGCTTTAA